From Selenomonas sp. AB3002, one genomic window encodes:
- the radC gene encoding DNA repair protein RadC, translated as MAETIMVRDLPLEERPREKLVSYGPSALSNAELLAILLRTGTRGESVLRLAERVLAYCKDRGLAAMVHMSVEELAKINGLGPGKAATILAAVELGRRLSVAEARIEVIHGPEDAARFAMPHFRHETKEHFAVLLLNTKNHILAMPLISQGSLTASVVHPREVFEAAVRHSAASMILLHNHPSGDPSPSREDIAVTQRLVKAGQVMDIPVLDHVIIGNNSFASLKEKGLMGN; from the coding sequence ATGGCAGAGACGATTATGGTCAGGGATTTGCCCCTTGAGGAGAGGCCGAGAGAAAAACTTGTAAGCTACGGGCCGTCAGCTCTTTCTAATGCAGAGCTTTTGGCCATCCTCCTGAGGACCGGCACCAGAGGGGAATCTGTGCTGCGCCTGGCAGAGAGGGTGCTGGCCTACTGCAAGGACAGGGGCCTTGCAGCCATGGTGCACATGTCCGTGGAGGAGCTGGCGAAAATCAATGGCCTGGGCCCAGGCAAGGCTGCCACAATCCTGGCGGCAGTTGAGCTGGGCAGGAGGCTTTCTGTGGCAGAAGCCAGGATAGAAGTGATACACGGGCCGGAGGACGCGGCCCGTTTTGCTATGCCTCATTTTCGCCATGAGACGAAGGAACACTTTGCGGTGCTGCTGCTGAACACCAAGAACCACATCCTGGCCATGCCCCTTATCTCCCAGGGAAGTCTGACGGCTTCCGTGGTGCATCCCCGGGAGGTATTTGAGGCGGCGGTGCGGCACTCGGCGGCCTCCATGATACTCCTGCACAATCATCCCTCAGGCGACCCCAGTCCCAGCCGGGAGGATATTGCTGTCACACAGCGTTTGGTGAAGGCAGGACAGGTCATGGATATACCTGTACTGGACCATGTAATAATAGGAAATAATTCCTTTGCCAGCCTGAAGGAAAAAGGACTTATGGGGAACTGA
- a CDS encoding Maf family protein: protein MFILASGSPRRRELLKQIGARFRVAISDAAELKGDGYEPFQLVRHNAEAKAEAVARIHKTLPVLGADTVVALEGRIFGKPRDEEEAREMLKTLSGKVHEVLTGIAWVKDGHTFSEVISTNVKFAQLAETEIDRYVAGGEPLDKAGAYALQGEAAVFIEGIEGSYSNVVGLPLFATAALARRAGVDIYGRDDYGQGFAP, encoded by the coding sequence TTGTTTATTTTGGCTTCGGGTTCTCCCAGGCGGCGGGAGCTTTTGAAACAGATTGGCGCCAGGTTCCGGGTGGCCATCAGTGATGCGGCAGAGCTTAAAGGTGACGGTTACGAGCCTTTTCAGCTGGTGCGGCACAATGCAGAGGCCAAGGCCGAGGCTGTGGCCCGCATTCACAAGACTCTGCCGGTGTTGGGAGCTGATACGGTGGTGGCTCTGGAAGGAAGGATTTTCGGCAAGCCACGTGACGAGGAAGAAGCGAGGGAGATGTTGAAGACCCTGTCCGGGAAAGTCCATGAAGTGTTGACAGGCATTGCCTGGGTGAAGGATGGACATACTTTTTCCGAGGTCATCTCCACCAATGTGAAATTCGCCCAGCTGGCAGAGACGGAAATCGACAGGTATGTGGCAGGCGGCGAGCCGCTGGACAAGGCTGGGGCTTATGCCCTGCAGGGCGAGGCCGCTGTCTTCATTGAAGGTATCGAAGGTTCTTACAGCAATGTGGTGGGGCTGCCCCTCTTTGCCACGGCGGCCCTGGCCCGAAGAGCGGGGGTCGATATTTATGGCAGAGACGATTATGGTCAGGGATTTGCCCCTTGA
- a CDS encoding DUF4321 domain-containing protein yields MARFGGGSGLCALYVVVGAILGGLLGELIKMSDMLSGVAPYLVTTYQVFDIAPVTVNLYVLQFTLGLSFAPNLMSILGVVLAIYLFKKY; encoded by the coding sequence TTGGCTAGATTTGGCGGCGGCAGCGGTCTTTGTGCCTTGTATGTGGTGGTAGGTGCCATTCTGGGGGGGCTTTTGGGAGAGCTTATCAAGATGAGTGATATGCTCTCCGGGGTGGCTCCTTATCTGGTAACTACTTATCAGGTGTTCGACATAGCACCTGTGACGGTGAATCTTTATGTATTGCAGTTCACTTTGGGGCTTTCTTTTGCACCGAACCTCATGAGTATCCTTGGTGTGGTGCTGGCTATCTATTTGTTCAAGAAATATTGA
- the trpD gene encoding anthranilate phosphoribosyltransferase translates to MIKEAIEKVVSKQDLTYDEAYTVMNEIMNGETSQVQNAAYLAALSTKSTKAETIAEISGSAAAMRDHALKVEHDMDVLEIVGTGGDHAHSINISTTAAFIISAAGVKVAKHGNRAASSKSGAADCLESLGVNLDQPPEKAVQELKEIGLCFLFAQKYHSSMKYVGAVRKELGIRTVFNILGPLTNPAHPKRMLLGVYDEYLLEPLAKVLLSLGVERGLVVYGQDCLDELSMSAPTSVCEFKEGWFRRYTIKPEDFGFTRCEKKDIQGGTPEENAADTLAILKGAQGPKTDIVLLNAGAAIYIGGKADSIAEGIEKARQLIASGAALRQVEEFKRISNL, encoded by the coding sequence ATGATCAAAGAAGCCATTGAGAAAGTAGTCAGCAAGCAGGACCTTACCTACGATGAAGCTTACACCGTCATGAATGAGATCATGAACGGGGAAACCAGCCAGGTGCAGAATGCAGCCTACCTGGCCGCCCTTTCCACCAAGAGTACCAAGGCAGAGACCATTGCGGAGATTTCTGGCTCTGCCGCTGCCATGCGGGACCATGCCCTGAAAGTGGAGCATGATATGGATGTGCTGGAAATCGTAGGCACCGGCGGTGACCACGCCCACAGCATCAATATCTCTACCACCGCCGCTTTCATCATCTCTGCAGCAGGTGTCAAGGTTGCCAAGCACGGCAACAGGGCAGCCTCCTCAAAATCCGGGGCAGCGGATTGCCTGGAATCTTTAGGAGTGAATTTGGACCAGCCGCCTGAGAAGGCCGTGCAGGAACTGAAGGAAATAGGGCTCTGCTTCCTCTTTGCCCAGAAATACCACAGCTCCATGAAGTATGTAGGAGCAGTACGCAAGGAACTGGGCATCCGCACGGTTTTCAATATCCTTGGTCCTCTCACCAATCCCGCCCACCCCAAGCGCATGCTGCTGGGTGTTTACGATGAGTATCTGCTGGAGCCGCTGGCCAAGGTCCTGCTCTCTCTCGGTGTGGAGCGCGGTCTGGTGGTCTATGGCCAGGACTGCCTGGATGAGCTCTCCATGAGTGCCCCCACCAGTGTCTGCGAGTTCAAGGAGGGTTGGTTCCGCCGTTATACCATAAAACCAGAGGACTTCGGCTTTACCCGCTGTGAGAAGAAAGACATCCAAGGCGGCACGCCTGAGGAAAATGCTGCCGATACCCTGGCAATTCTCAAGGGGGCTCAGGGTCCCAAGACAGATATCGTGCTGCTCAATGCCGGAGCCGCCATCTACATCGGCGGCAAGGCAGACTCTATTGCCGAGGGCATAGAAAAAGCCCGCCAGCTCATCGCCAGCGGGGCAGCCTTGCGTCAGGTCGAAGAATTCAAGCGAATTTCAAACCTCTAA
- a CDS encoding FapA family protein encodes MAEKELRSPVGGAGAGYLLEFRETGVYITIFPDSNGILFELSDIRQILQECGVVDYDVVSLARIVRESSGEAHKLSDSFLSPEEMKALLEGEKKPEGEAAEEAPLSEEEAALAAIPADIIVEISRDRMQATVRFDTRKGKGLRSVSDIQEALEAKKVVFGINLNAIKKGAQALNPFVAAQGVPPQHGENAVIERKFDLGVKGRPVIDKYDRVDYKNLNLFVLVKKGDVLAVRIPQTQGVPGRNVLGAEVMARNGRPLPLPLGKGTAQQGENTVIAAIDGQIVDSKNKIAIDPHLVIKSSVGVGTGNIDFDGSVEIKGNVEAGFMVKATGDIEIGGVVSGGDVHGRNVFVSGGVNGMGRGQVTADADVRVSFAENARIEAGQDIYISDVSLHSNIRAGRHIYVEDRRGQITGGLAAAGEEIRANVIGNQACVVTNISVGIDPTLQNKYNHACNEYKETKKRLTEITQMLNTLSKIDVSKLPPQRVEQINSLTRSQFPLVGKLKRQEAEIAAMAEELSHMKNGKVSASSIIYPGVRITINSLKKNIQSELQRCTLTVQGDEVTVGLYDG; translated from the coding sequence ATGGCTGAGAAGGAGCTGCGCTCCCCCGTTGGCGGGGCAGGAGCCGGTTATTTGCTGGAATTCAGGGAAACAGGTGTTTACATCACTATTTTCCCGGATTCCAACGGAATCCTCTTTGAGCTGTCAGATATCCGGCAGATACTCCAGGAGTGCGGCGTAGTGGACTATGATGTGGTGAGCCTTGCCCGCATAGTCAGGGAGTCCTCAGGTGAAGCCCACAAGCTTTCAGATTCCTTTTTGTCCCCCGAGGAAATGAAGGCTTTGCTGGAAGGTGAGAAAAAGCCTGAAGGTGAGGCTGCAGAGGAGGCCCCGCTCTCTGAGGAGGAGGCGGCCCTGGCGGCTATACCGGCAGATATCATTGTGGAGATCAGCCGTGACCGCATGCAGGCAACTGTGCGCTTTGACACCCGCAAGGGCAAGGGGCTGCGTTCTGTCAGTGATATACAGGAGGCGCTGGAGGCCAAGAAGGTAGTTTTTGGCATCAACCTGAATGCCATCAAGAAGGGGGCGCAGGCCCTCAATCCATTTGTGGCAGCCCAAGGGGTGCCGCCCCAGCATGGAGAGAATGCTGTCATTGAGAGAAAATTTGACCTGGGTGTCAAGGGGCGTCCTGTCATAGACAAGTATGACCGGGTGGATTACAAGAACCTGAATCTTTTCGTGCTGGTGAAAAAGGGTGATGTGCTGGCAGTGCGCATTCCCCAGACCCAGGGTGTGCCGGGCAGGAATGTGCTGGGAGCTGAAGTCATGGCCAGGAATGGCCGTCCTCTGCCCCTGCCCTTAGGCAAGGGAACTGCCCAGCAGGGGGAGAATACGGTGATAGCTGCCATTGACGGGCAGATTGTGGACAGCAAGAACAAGATTGCCATAGACCCGCATTTGGTCATAAAGAGCAGTGTAGGTGTGGGGACTGGCAATATTGACTTTGACGGCAGTGTGGAAATCAAGGGCAATGTGGAAGCCGGCTTCATGGTCAAGGCAACCGGCGACATCGAGATTGGCGGCGTGGTCAGCGGCGGCGACGTGCATGGCCGCAACGTCTTTGTCAGCGGCGGGGTCAACGGCATGGGCCGTGGACAGGTTACTGCTGATGCGGATGTGAGGGTGTCTTTTGCAGAAAATGCCAGGATTGAGGCGGGGCAGGACATATACATTTCTGATGTGTCCCTGCACTCAAACATCAGGGCAGGCAGGCATATCTATGTGGAGGACCGCCGGGGACAGATTACCGGTGGGCTGGCAGCTGCCGGAGAGGAGATCAGGGCCAATGTCATAGGCAATCAGGCCTGCGTGGTCACCAATATTTCCGTGGGCATAGACCCTACGCTGCAGAACAAGTATAATCATGCCTGCAATGAGTACAAGGAAACCAAGAAGCGTCTTACGGAAATAACCCAGATGCTCAACACCCTTTCAAAGATTGATGTGAGCAAGCTGCCGCCTCAGCGGGTGGAGCAGATAAATTCCCTGACCCGCTCCCAGTTCCCTTTGGTGGGCAAGCTCAAGCGGCAGGAGGCGGAGATTGCTGCCATGGCGGAGGAGCTTTCCCATATGAAGAACGGTAAGGTATCGGCTTCTTCTATCATTTACCCGGGGGTGCGGATCACCATAAATTCCTTGAAGAAGAACATACAGTCAGAGCTTCAGCGCTGTACCCTGACGGTGCAGGGAGATGAAGTTACGGTAGGGCTTTATGACGGCTGA
- a CDS encoding FliA/WhiG family RNA polymerase sigma factor: MALNETLTEVQLESLWRRYKKSKDSALRNELAEYYLPLVKVVAGRLAISLPSHVDRDDLLSSGFFGLIDAIDRFEPDRKNKFETYAGVRVRGAMLDYLRSKDWVPVTMRQKIRRYEQAVLEVESRLGRSATDEDLAGEMGLTVKELQNLESQISAATVIPLDDYLRADMPGGADPEPVEKLEKQELRETLAQAIQRLPEKEKKVVALYYYEEMTLKEISLVMELSEARISQLHTKAVFRMRGYLSRMKASLV; encoded by the coding sequence ATGGCCTTGAATGAGACCTTGACTGAAGTGCAGCTGGAGTCTCTTTGGAGGCGTTATAAAAAAAGCAAGGACAGCGCCCTGCGCAATGAACTGGCAGAGTATTACCTGCCGCTGGTTAAGGTCGTTGCCGGGCGGCTTGCCATCAGCCTGCCCAGCCATGTGGATAGGGACGATCTCTTAAGCAGTGGCTTTTTTGGCCTGATAGATGCCATTGACAGGTTTGAGCCGGATCGCAAGAACAAGTTCGAGACTTATGCAGGTGTCAGGGTCCGTGGAGCCATGCTGGACTATCTGCGCTCCAAGGACTGGGTGCCCGTGACTATGCGGCAGAAAATCCGTCGCTATGAGCAGGCGGTGCTGGAAGTGGAAAGCCGTCTGGGCCGTTCTGCCACAGATGAGGATCTGGCGGGAGAGATGGGGCTGACCGTCAAGGAGCTCCAGAATCTGGAGAGCCAGATCAGTGCCGCTACGGTGATTCCACTGGACGATTACCTGCGGGCAGATATGCCTGGCGGGGCAGACCCTGAGCCCGTGGAGAAGCTGGAAAAGCAGGAACTCAGGGAAACTCTGGCTCAGGCCATACAGAGACTTCCGGAAAAGGAAAAGAAGGTAGTAGCTCTTTATTATTATGAAGAAATGACTTTGAAAGAAATAAGCCTGGTCATGGAGCTTTCCGAGGCGCGCATTTCGCAGTTGCACACCAAGGCAGTATTCAGGATGCGGGGGTATCTTTCCCGCATGAAGGCCAGCTTGGTATAG
- a CDS encoding chemotaxis protein CheD, with translation MPELIRVGMADYKVGKAPATIISYGLGSCIGISLYDPQLKVGGLLHIMLPDSTQARGTDNPAKFADTGLPLLLKDVLALGASKSRLVAKIAGGAQMFAFANATDVMRVGARNAEASKKMLKDLGIRLIAEDTGGTYGRTVSINLEDGSYIVKTVNKGEAVI, from the coding sequence ATGCCAGAACTGATTCGAGTGGGCATGGCAGACTACAAGGTAGGCAAAGCTCCCGCCACCATTATCAGCTATGGCTTGGGGTCCTGCATAGGAATTTCCCTCTATGACCCCCAGCTCAAGGTGGGCGGCCTCCTGCACATCATGCTGCCTGACAGCACCCAGGCCAGGGGCACCGATAATCCTGCCAAGTTCGCAGATACTGGTCTGCCACTTTTGCTGAAGGATGTACTGGCTTTGGGGGCTTCCAAGTCCCGGCTGGTAGCCAAGATCGCCGGTGGTGCCCAGATGTTTGCCTTTGCCAATGCTACGGATGTCATGCGGGTGGGAGCCAGGAATGCTGAGGCTTCCAAGAAAATGCTGAAGGACCTGGGGATAAGGCTGATTGCCGAAGATACTGGCGGCACCTATGGCCGTACGGTTTCCATCAATCTTGAGGATGGCAGCTATATAGTCAAGACGGTCAACAAGGGTGAAGCAGTGATTTAA
- a CDS encoding chemotaxis protein CheC — MNDELDLSPAQLDALKEIGNIGAGNSATALSQVINRRIDMNVPKVALVPLEAVPDLVGGPDAIVVGVFLRVYGKAPGNILFLLPKNSAFYLVDTLMGRPQGTTTKLDFMDESALMEIGNILAGAYLNAFFTFTQLAMLPSIPALAMDMAGAILNVVLVQLGQMGDQALVIETEFLSEDDGINGHFFLVPDPGSLETIISAVGVE; from the coding sequence ATGAATGATGAACTCGATTTGTCCCCGGCGCAACTTGATGCGCTAAAAGAAATAGGCAATATCGGGGCGGGCAATTCCGCCACCGCCCTGTCCCAGGTCATCAACCGCCGCATTGATATGAATGTGCCCAAGGTGGCTCTGGTGCCTCTGGAAGCTGTACCTGATCTGGTAGGAGGACCTGATGCCATTGTGGTGGGGGTTTTCCTCCGGGTTTATGGCAAGGCTCCGGGCAATATCCTCTTCCTTCTGCCCAAGAACAGTGCTTTTTATCTGGTTGACACTTTGATGGGGCGTCCTCAGGGCACTACCACCAAACTGGACTTCATGGATGAGTCTGCACTCATGGAAATCGGCAATATTCTGGCAGGTGCTTACCTCAATGCCTTCTTCACCTTCACCCAGCTGGCTATGCTTCCCTCCATCCCGGCTCTGGCTATGGATATGGCAGGTGCTATCCTGAATGTGGTGCTGGTGCAGCTGGGCCAGATGGGTGACCAGGCCCTGGTTATTGAGACAGAATTCCTTTCTGAGGATGACGGTATCAACGGGCACTTCTTCCTGGTGCCGGATCCTGGTTCATTGGAGACGATAATATCTGCAGTAGGAGTTGAGTGA
- a CDS encoding chemotaxis protein CheW, whose product MANEDTTKNEVQEGLQVVAFKLHDEEYGVSILNVQEIRNLTDITRVPFAAEFIKGVINLRGSVLPVIDLKQRLGLAETPYTDSTRIVTVTVDDLHVGMLVDAVTEVMTIEAKPVDTKKAINAKDTRFLSGIGNVEGRLIIMLNLEEIVGLPKDGK is encoded by the coding sequence ATGGCAAACGAAGATACGACCAAGAACGAAGTCCAGGAAGGATTGCAGGTTGTGGCATTCAAGCTCCATGACGAGGAGTATGGTGTAAGCATCCTAAATGTACAGGAAATCCGTAATCTGACTGATATTACCAGAGTGCCCTTTGCTGCTGAATTCATCAAAGGGGTCATCAATCTCCGCGGTTCTGTGCTGCCGGTCATTGACCTTAAGCAGCGCCTGGGATTGGCTGAGACTCCTTACACCGACAGCACCCGTATCGTTACCGTGACGGTGGACGATCTGCATGTGGGCATGCTGGTGGACGCAGTGACAGAGGTCATGACCATCGAGGCCAAGCCCGTGGATACCAAGAAGGCTATCAACGCCAAGGATACCAGGTTCCTTTCTGGCATAGGCAATGTAGAAGGCCGGCTTATCATCATGCTGAACCTGGAGGAGATTGTAGGGCTGCCAAAGGATGGCAAGTAA
- a CDS encoding chemotaxis protein CheA, translating to METNQYMDMFLDESHEHLQSLNDGLLVLEENSEDISVVNEIFRNAHTLKGMSATMGFNKIAELTHEMEDVLDLIRKEQIKLTEDIVDTLFKCLDSLEQMVDNVGNGDPEDLIDVSDLVSKLSSISKGDGAPAPAAAETPAAAAPAAAAPAPAPAAAPSAAEAALQLSETDKNMIRQAKEGGLQGIHIQVTLSDTCLLKSARSYMVMNALDELGDVIKTVPPAEELEQEKFEQSFDILMVSGSEPKVVEEALTTISEIDKIVVELVDPDKAAAPAAAPAPAAAAAPAPAPAAAAAPPPAAAPPAPAAKKAPPKAAAPAAASAQKKAHQSQSVRVDIEKLDTLMNLMGELVINKVRLEQIGQTHRLTELTETLEQMDRVTTDLQNIVMKVRMVPVSAVFNRFPRMVRDVSKELNKEINLTIEGEETELDRTVIDEIGDPIMHLLRNSLDHGVEHPDDREAKGKPRTGEVGLIARHEGNNVVIMVTDDGAGINADKIRKKAVEKGMISQEEADKLDDADAVRLIFLPGFSTAEQISDISGRGVGMDVVRSKIESLSGHVDVETHVDEGSVFKIKLPLTLAIIQAMLVKVQEEMYAIPLGSIDSTINIQETDIQTVQNKEVIVLRGEIIPIIRMGELLQVPHVKDYDEIFVVVVHAGEAKAGIVVDNLIGQQEIVIKTLGNLFAGLKMFSGATVLGDGRVALILDVATMMQ from the coding sequence ATGGAAACGAATCAGTACATGGATATGTTCTTGGATGAATCCCATGAACATTTGCAGTCTCTTAATGACGGCCTGCTGGTACTGGAGGAGAACTCCGAAGACATTTCCGTTGTTAATGAGATATTCCGCAACGCTCATACCCTGAAGGGTATGTCTGCCACCATGGGCTTCAATAAGATTGCTGAGCTGACCCATGAGATGGAGGATGTACTGGACCTTATCCGCAAAGAGCAGATCAAGCTCACTGAGGACATCGTTGATACGCTGTTCAAATGCCTGGACTCCTTGGAGCAGATGGTTGACAATGTGGGCAATGGAGACCCGGAAGACCTTATTGACGTATCTGACCTGGTCAGCAAGCTTTCTTCCATTTCCAAAGGCGATGGCGCGCCGGCACCGGCAGCTGCTGAAACACCGGCAGCGGCGGCACCGGCAGCAGCAGCTCCTGCCCCTGCGCCTGCAGCAGCACCTTCTGCAGCTGAGGCAGCTTTGCAGCTCAGTGAGACTGACAAGAATATGATCCGCCAGGCCAAGGAAGGGGGCCTGCAGGGAATCCATATTCAGGTGACCCTCTCTGATACCTGCCTTTTGAAGTCAGCCCGTTCTTACATGGTCATGAATGCCCTGGATGAACTGGGAGATGTGATCAAGACAGTGCCTCCTGCTGAAGAACTGGAGCAGGAAAAATTCGAGCAGAGCTTTGACATTCTCATGGTCAGCGGCTCTGAGCCCAAGGTGGTGGAGGAAGCTCTGACCACCATTTCTGAAATCGATAAGATTGTGGTGGAGTTGGTTGATCCCGATAAGGCAGCTGCGCCTGCAGCAGCACCTGCTCCTGCCGCAGCAGCGGCACCTGCTCCTGCGCCTGCAGCGGCGGCAGCACCGCCTCCTGCAGCAGCTCCTCCTGCACCTGCCGCCAAGAAGGCACCGCCCAAGGCAGCAGCTCCTGCAGCCGCCTCCGCTCAGAAGAAGGCTCATCAGAGCCAGAGCGTCCGCGTGGATATCGAGAAACTCGATACTCTCATGAACCTCATGGGCGAGCTGGTAATCAACAAGGTTCGTCTGGAGCAGATTGGCCAGACTCACAGGCTCACAGAACTCACCGAGACGCTGGAGCAGATGGACCGCGTCACTACGGATCTGCAGAACATAGTCATGAAGGTGCGCATGGTGCCGGTAAGTGCCGTGTTCAACCGCTTCCCCCGCATGGTTCGCGACGTTTCCAAGGAACTCAACAAGGAAATCAACCTTACCATCGAGGGTGAGGAAACAGAACTGGATCGTACCGTTATCGATGAAATCGGCGATCCCATCATGCACCTCCTCAGAAACTCCCTGGATCATGGCGTGGAGCACCCGGATGACCGCGAGGCCAAGGGCAAGCCCCGCACAGGTGAGGTTGGCCTCATCGCCCGCCACGAAGGCAACAACGTGGTCATCATGGTCACCGATGATGGTGCCGGCATCAATGCGGACAAGATCCGCAAGAAGGCCGTGGAAAAGGGCATGATTTCTCAGGAGGAAGCAGACAAACTGGACGATGCAGATGCTGTACGCCTGATTTTCCTGCCTGGTTTCTCTACTGCCGAGCAGATTTCCGATATTTCCGGCCGCGGCGTGGGCATGGATGTGGTGCGCAGCAAGATTGAGTCACTGTCCGGCCATGTGGATGTTGAAACCCATGTGGATGAAGGCTCTGTCTTCAAGATCAAGCTGCCCCTGACCCTGGCTATCATCCAGGCCATGCTGGTGAAGGTACAGGAAGAGATGTACGCTATTCCCCTTGGCTCCATCGACAGCACCATCAACATCCAGGAAACGGATATCCAGACGGTGCAGAACAAGGAAGTCATTGTCCTGCGCGGGGAGATCATCCCCATCATCCGTATGGGCGAACTGCTGCAGGTACCTCATGTGAAGGACTACGACGAAATCTTCGTGGTGGTGGTGCATGCAGGCGAAGCCAAGGCCGGCATTGTGGTGGACAACCTCATTGGCCAACAGGAAATTGTTATCAAGACCCTGGGCAACCTCTTTGCCGGACTGAAGATGTTCTCCGGCGCTACCGTCCTGGGTGATGGCCGTGTGGCACTGATCCTCGATGTGGCTACCATGATGCAGTAA
- a CDS encoding chemotaxis response regulator protein-glutamate methylesterase translates to MIRVLIADDSAFMRKVLADMFASQPDFEVAGTARNGQETVEKVRELSPDLVTLDVNMPVMDGLEALDIIMKEHPIPVVMLSSLTQKGTEQTVKALALGAVDFISKAGGSISRIDGITGEILEKCRAAAKAHARKTPSVPARSSAPPGPPVMKRIQLPLRQGHKLPDRMAVKPPELATPANTYAKRNNPLLKRNANPPVPPSKPSAVPMTSMGRGAEKLVVIGTSTGGPQALQNVITRLPGNLPCGVVVVQHMPAGFTKALADRLNAISDIAVKEAEDGEGIKPGMVYIAPGNYHLRIKNGTQIVLGQDPPVGNHRPAVNVMFSSVASLGRKLVAVIMTGMGCDGCDGMREIKKAGGYSIAQDEPTCVVYGMPKAVVDAGLADEIKPVQNIAQAIVEAVKR, encoded by the coding sequence ATGATCCGTGTGTTGATCGCCGATGATTCGGCGTTCATGCGAAAAGTCTTAGCGGATATGTTTGCATCACAGCCGGACTTTGAAGTGGCTGGCACAGCCCGCAATGGTCAGGAAACCGTGGAAAAGGTCAGGGAGCTTTCTCCCGACCTGGTGACTTTGGATGTGAATATGCCCGTCATGGACGGATTGGAGGCTCTGGATATAATCATGAAGGAGCATCCCATTCCCGTGGTCATGCTCTCAAGCCTCACCCAGAAGGGGACGGAGCAGACAGTGAAGGCTCTGGCCCTGGGAGCGGTGGATTTCATCAGCAAGGCTGGAGGTTCCATTTCGCGCATTGACGGCATAACCGGTGAAATCCTGGAAAAGTGCCGGGCAGCGGCCAAGGCTCATGCCAGGAAAACACCCTCTGTACCTGCGAGGTCATCAGCACCTCCCGGACCGCCGGTTATGAAGCGCATACAGCTCCCCTTGCGGCAGGGGCATAAGCTGCCGGACCGCATGGCAGTGAAGCCTCCGGAGCTTGCGACTCCGGCCAATACTTATGCCAAGCGCAATAATCCCCTGCTGAAACGCAATGCCAATCCGCCTGTCCCCCCCAGCAAGCCATCCGCTGTGCCCATGACCAGTATGGGCAGGGGGGCAGAGAAGCTGGTGGTCATAGGCACCTCTACAGGCGGTCCGCAAGCTCTCCAGAATGTGATTACCAGACTTCCGGGCAATCTGCCCTGCGGGGTGGTGGTAGTGCAGCACATGCCTGCAGGTTTTACAAAAGCCCTGGCTGACCGGCTCAATGCCATTTCCGACATTGCTGTGAAAGAAGCGGAGGATGGCGAGGGCATAAAACCTGGCATGGTTTACATAGCGCCAGGAAATTATCACTTGCGCATCAAGAACGGCACCCAGATAGTCCTGGGACAGGATCCGCCTGTGGGCAACCATCGCCCGGCTGTGAATGTGATGTTTTCTTCCGTAGCCAGCCTGGGGCGCAAGCTGGTGGCAGTCATAATGACTGGCATGGGCTGTGATGGCTGTGATGGCATGAGGGAGATAAAGAAGGCCGGCGGCTACAGCATAGCCCAGGATGAACCAACCTGCGTGGTTTACGGCATGCCCAAAGCCGTAGTGGATGCAGGGCTGGCAGATGAGATAAAGCCGGTGCAGAATATAGCCCAGGCCATTGTAGAGGCTGTGAAGCGATAA
- a CDS encoding PilZ domain-containing protein: MAGELLRTGEVLRAGQKVEFYLDEEGDRYQSYLISVSEKELQVATPVDPSGMPLALVPQVTFKGLVQVKNSEYQFAVTFLKQETRGKVSLWHTSLPEKVEHSQNRAFVRVSVELPLEVRLIGSDGSIGARKRVRMLDLSGSGLSFEIGEAVEPGLQVALEINSIPEVGTLALLGRARKCKVVNPKAVYPRYHVGVSFGHLPRADVNRIVRYLFTVQRERINRASWLRK; encoded by the coding sequence ATGGCGGGCGAATTATTAAGAACAGGGGAAGTTTTGAGAGCGGGCCAGAAGGTGGAATTCTATCTGGACGAGGAAGGGGACCGTTACCAGAGCTACCTTATCTCTGTGTCAGAGAAGGAGCTTCAGGTGGCTACCCCTGTGGACCCGTCCGGCATGCCCCTGGCCTTGGTGCCCCAGGTGACTTTCAAGGGACTGGTGCAGGTAAAAAACAGCGAGTATCAATTCGCTGTCACTTTCCTGAAACAGGAAACCAGAGGAAAGGTTTCCCTTTGGCACACTTCTTTGCCTGAAAAGGTGGAACATTCCCAGAATCGTGCTTTTGTGCGGGTAAGTGTGGAGCTTCCGCTGGAGGTGCGCCTGATTGGCAGTGATGGCTCCATCGGAGCCAGGAAGCGCGTGCGCATGCTTGACCTCAGCGGCAGCGGCTTGAGTTTTGAGATTGGCGAGGCTGTGGAGCCCGGGCTTCAGGTTGCCCTGGAGATAAACAGCATCCCTGAGGTTGGCACTCTGGCGCTCCTGGGCAGAGCCCGCAAGTGCAAGGTGGTCAACCCAAAGGCCGTCTATCCCAGGTATCATGTGGGGGTGAGTTTTGGGCATCTGCCCAGGGCTGACGTCAACAGAATAGTGCGTTATCTTTTCACAGTCCAGCGGGAGCGCATCAACCGGGCCAGCTGGCTGAGAAAATAA